One genomic segment of Trichococcus shcherbakoviae includes these proteins:
- a CDS encoding VOC family protein: MKIEHIGLWTADLEKMKEFYCDFFKATAGEKYHNQKSGFQSYFLSFADGARLEIMHREDVIKGSHTNEILGFAHLAIAVGSKDIVDALTQKLVDAGYPLLSPCRVTGDGYYESVIGDPEGNRIEITI, encoded by the coding sequence ATGAAAATAGAACATATCGGTCTTTGGACTGCGGATTTGGAAAAAATGAAAGAATTTTACTGTGATTTCTTCAAAGCAACGGCAGGTGAAAAGTACCATAATCAGAAATCAGGATTCCAATCCTATTTCTTATCCTTCGCGGATGGTGCCAGATTGGAGATCATGCATCGCGAAGATGTAATCAAAGGCTCCCATACAAATGAAATATTAGGCTTCGCGCATCTGGCAATCGCAGTAGGCAGCAAAGACATAGTTGATGCTTTGACGCAAAAACTGGTGGATGCCGGCTATCCTTTGTTGAGCCCGTGCAGAGTGACCGGCGACGGCTATTATGAATCGGTAATCGGCGATCCGGAAGGAAACAGAATCGAAATCACGATTTGA
- a CDS encoding amino acid ABC transporter permease: MDLDFIRKAIPMYQEAAFLVLRLGGIGIIFAFIIGLIVSIVRYYKLPVLSQVFEGYIELSRNTPLMIQLFVLYFGLPQVGIHLSAEVCGILGLTFLGGSYFAEAIRGGLESVPNIQMESASSLGLSNTQTFLYVIFPQAIANSFPSIGANIIFLLKETSVFSAIALADLVFVAKDIMGLYYKTNEALFLMVTTYLVFLLPISLLIHFIERRLRFAGFGN; this comes from the coding sequence ATGGACTTGGATTTTATAAGAAAGGCTATCCCCATGTACCAGGAAGCAGCCTTCCTTGTGTTGCGCTTGGGTGGGATTGGGATCATCTTTGCCTTTATCATCGGCCTAATTGTCAGCATCGTGCGCTATTATAAACTGCCTGTGTTGTCGCAGGTTTTTGAAGGATACATCGAATTATCACGCAACACCCCATTGATGATCCAGTTGTTTGTTCTGTATTTTGGCTTGCCGCAAGTGGGTATCCATTTAAGCGCTGAAGTCTGCGGCATATTGGGGTTGACCTTTTTGGGAGGCAGCTATTTCGCGGAAGCGATAAGAGGTGGTTTGGAATCCGTCCCGAATATACAGATGGAATCAGCGTCCAGTCTGGGATTGTCAAACACGCAAACTTTCCTGTACGTTATTTTCCCACAGGCAATCGCAAATTCCTTTCCCAGTATTGGCGCGAACATCATATTTTTGCTGAAAGAAACCTCCGTGTTCAGCGCAATCGCATTAGCTGACCTAGTTTTTGTCGCGAAAGATATCATGGGATTGTATTACAAGACCAATGAAGCGCTGTTCTTGATGGTCACAACTTACCTGGTGTTTTTATTGCCGATATCCCTTTTGATCCACTTCATCGAAAGGAGGTTGCGTTTTGCAGGATTCGGGAATTAA
- a CDS encoding NmrA family NAD(P)-binding protein, which produces MGKLLLTGVDGNLGNQAAEYLLDLVEKDQLIFCAYSEAALKKYADLGIETHVTNFNHKGGLAEAFANADKVALISMPFVGAKRQNAHKNVVDAAKEVGVQQIIYTSLVNAADESNPSVEKIDHIFTEDYINEVGMDHIFLRNSQYAEAMVTNYFTFVKMGGVMQNNQANGKMAYISRKDCAKAVAHALATDKYHNAVLNINGPELMTITDFVNYGNAATGNNVTYQAISDEENYAIFDAMGVPRTTEGAFKKDSEAPFSSEGMVTFGEAIRLGKMDNFTDDFKLLTGEEAITVKYMFEHSDEFQVGERHSEDK; this is translated from the coding sequence ATGGGTAAATTATTATTGACAGGCGTGGACGGTAACCTTGGAAATCAAGCAGCGGAATACCTTTTGGATTTAGTCGAAAAAGACCAACTGATTTTCTGCGCATACAGCGAGGCTGCTCTAAAGAAATATGCAGACCTAGGGATTGAAACACATGTCACAAATTTCAATCATAAGGGCGGCTTGGCTGAGGCCTTCGCCAATGCCGATAAAGTCGCGCTGATTTCGATGCCTTTCGTCGGCGCAAAACGTCAAAACGCACATAAAAACGTTGTCGATGCCGCCAAAGAAGTCGGCGTTCAGCAGATCATCTACACTTCATTGGTCAATGCGGCTGACGAATCCAACCCGAGCGTCGAAAAAATCGACCACATCTTCACAGAGGACTATATCAATGAAGTCGGCATGGATCATATTTTCCTGCGCAACTCACAATATGCCGAAGCCATGGTCACCAACTACTTCACCTTCGTAAAAATGGGTGGTGTCATGCAGAACAATCAAGCTAACGGCAAAATGGCCTACATTTCCCGTAAAGATTGCGCCAAAGCTGTTGCACATGCATTGGCCACCGATAAATACCACAATGCGGTGTTGAACATCAACGGACCTGAACTGATGACCATCACCGACTTCGTGAATTACGGCAACGCAGCGACCGGCAACAACGTCACTTATCAAGCCATCTCCGACGAAGAGAACTATGCCATCTTTGACGCGATGGGCGTTCCGAGAACAACGGAAGGCGCATTCAAAAAAGACTCCGAAGCACCCTTCTCTTCTGAAGGCATGGTCACTTTCGGAGAAGCGATCCGCCTGGGCAAGATGGACAACTTCACGGATGATTTCAAACTGCTGACAGGCGAAGAAGCCATCACAGTGAAATACATGTTTGAGCACTCTGATGAGTTCCAAGTCGGCGAACGCCATTCGGAAGACAAATAA
- a CDS encoding helix-turn-helix transcriptional regulator, producing the protein MAIIINIDVMLAKRKMSVTELSQHVGITMANLSILKTGKAKAIRFSTLEAICKALDCQPGDILEYREDEEEE; encoded by the coding sequence ATGGCAATAATCATCAATATAGACGTCATGTTGGCAAAACGAAAAATGAGCGTCACCGAACTGTCACAGCATGTCGGCATCACGATGGCCAATCTCTCCATCCTGAAAACCGGGAAAGCGAAGGCGATCCGCTTCTCGACCTTGGAAGCCATCTGCAAAGCCTTGGACTGCCAACCCGGGGATATTTTGGAATACCGAGAGGATGAAGAAGAGGAATAG
- a CDS encoding transketolase C-terminal domain-containing protein: protein MITETNVHSRNLIKFSKDNDDVIVMSADLGTSCEIREFQEAFPERYLSMGIAEQNMLSWAAGMAKEGFRPLIHTFAVFLYRRPLDQLEMSIAYPNLPVALLGFVPGITTPGGVTHQSIEDVAVLRGIPNMTIFDCGDATDVESALEIAKEVNGPIYIRMLRGEIPRLFNPLKPTQFNKGRTLSEGTDITLFSSSVCTEEAMRATKYLENQGLSVQHVHITTLKPFNDPLVVESIKKAKYGVITMENHTVIGGLGTAVAEVMVENQIGKKLIKVGIQDEFTHGASKPYLMKKYGLDATALINAVEKLIGKNLNFSEADLDSIRLEDYDAV, encoded by the coding sequence ATGATAACCGAAACAAATGTACACTCAAGAAACTTAATCAAGTTTTCGAAAGATAATGATGACGTCATTGTTATGTCGGCAGATTTAGGAACTTCGTGTGAAATAAGAGAATTTCAGGAAGCATTTCCTGAAAGATATCTTTCAATGGGAATTGCAGAACAAAATATGTTGAGTTGGGCTGCAGGCATGGCGAAAGAAGGTTTTAGACCATTAATTCATACATTTGCTGTTTTCCTTTATAGAAGACCCCTTGATCAGTTGGAAATGTCAATCGCTTATCCCAATCTTCCAGTAGCGCTTCTTGGATTTGTTCCGGGCATTACCACTCCAGGCGGAGTTACACATCAATCGATTGAAGATGTTGCGGTGCTTAGAGGTATTCCCAATATGACCATCTTTGATTGTGGGGATGCAACGGATGTAGAATCTGCGTTGGAAATTGCAAAGGAGGTAAATGGTCCCATTTATATAAGAATGCTGAGAGGTGAAATACCTCGCCTGTTCAATCCGCTAAAGCCAACTCAATTTAATAAAGGCAGAACGCTGAGTGAAGGGACAGACATTACATTATTCTCCAGCAGCGTATGTACAGAAGAAGCCATGCGTGCAACTAAATATTTAGAAAACCAAGGGCTATCTGTCCAGCATGTCCATATCACAACATTGAAGCCATTTAATGATCCGCTTGTGGTTGAAAGTATTAAAAAGGCAAAATACGGTGTTATTACAATGGAAAATCATACAGTTATAGGCGGTTTAGGAACTGCGGTAGCCGAAGTAATGGTCGAAAATCAAATCGGCAAGAAACTTATCAAAGTTGGTATTCAAGATGAATTCACCCATGGCGCATCCAAACCATATTTAATGAAAAAATACGGGTTGGATGCTACAGCGCTGATTAATGCAGTAGAAAAATTAATCGGGAAAAACCTTAATTTTAGTGAAGCAGATTTAGATTCTATTCGTTTGGAAGATTATGATGCTGTTTAA
- a CDS encoding amino acid ABC transporter ATP-binding protein — protein sequence MGSPILKLKHVNKYYGETQALADIQLDVAKGEVVTIIGQSGCGKSTALRCINGLEKIQSGSILLDGKEIAAAGMNWKEVRQKIGMVFQKYDLFPHMTVLDNVLLAPLKVQKRKKEEAAEEAIALLKRVGLEDKAHSFPRQLSGGQQQRVAIVRALMTHPEIMLFDEVTAALDPEMIREVLNVLLDLAKDGMTMLIVTHEMAFAEAVSDKIVFMEKGNIVEISEDPKAFFTQPQSQRANEFINTFRFQ from the coding sequence TTGGGAAGTCCAATATTAAAGCTGAAACATGTAAATAAATATTACGGAGAAACTCAGGCCTTGGCTGATATCCAATTGGATGTAGCCAAAGGAGAAGTTGTGACCATCATCGGACAATCAGGTTGCGGCAAATCGACTGCCCTGCGCTGCATCAATGGTCTGGAGAAAATTCAGTCCGGCAGCATCTTGCTGGATGGAAAAGAGATAGCCGCAGCAGGGATGAATTGGAAAGAAGTCAGGCAGAAAATCGGAATGGTCTTTCAAAAGTATGATCTGTTTCCGCACATGACAGTTCTTGATAATGTCCTATTGGCTCCTTTAAAAGTTCAAAAACGCAAGAAAGAGGAGGCAGCCGAAGAAGCCATTGCGTTGCTGAAACGGGTTGGTCTGGAAGATAAAGCGCATAGCTTCCCGAGGCAGTTGTCCGGCGGGCAGCAGCAACGGGTTGCAATCGTGCGTGCGTTGATGACGCACCCGGAAATCATGCTCTTCGATGAAGTGACGGCGGCGCTCGATCCCGAGATGATCAGGGAAGTCCTGAACGTCCTCCTCGATCTGGCAAAAGACGGCATGACGATGCTGATCGTCACCCATGAAATGGCTTTTGCGGAGGCAGTCAGCGATAAAATCGTCTTTATGGAAAAAGGGAACATTGTTGAAATTTCTGAGGATCCGAAAGCTTTTTTCACGCAGCCACAATCGCAAAGGGCTAACGAATTCATCAACACATTCAGGTTTCAATAG
- a CDS encoding amino acid ABC transporter permease, whose protein sequence is MQDSGINILFEGQNLQRILEGLGQTIFVAIMAVMLSFALGLLVGMLMTSRNIVVRFVTRFYLEVVRIVPVLVMLYILYFGLTRWTGIHIDNRVIAIFVFTFWGTAEMADIVRASVTSIPKIQWESGQALGLASGQLYLYVIIPQTVRRIVPPAINLATRMVKTTALLPLIGIIEVIKVGQQVIEVSVKDYPSASFWIYGLIFFLYFIVCYPLSKLSKKLELKWQE, encoded by the coding sequence TTGCAGGATTCGGGAATTAACATTTTATTCGAAGGTCAAAATCTGCAACGTATCTTGGAAGGACTTGGGCAAACAATTTTTGTGGCAATCATGGCAGTCATGCTGTCATTCGCATTGGGACTCTTGGTTGGAATGCTCATGACAAGCAGAAATATCGTTGTTCGGTTCGTCACAAGATTCTATCTTGAAGTCGTTCGGATTGTACCCGTATTGGTGATGCTGTACATCCTGTACTTCGGCCTTACGCGTTGGACAGGGATTCATATCGATAACAGGGTGATTGCCATTTTCGTGTTTACGTTTTGGGGAACAGCTGAAATGGCCGACATCGTCAGAGCATCTGTCACTTCCATCCCTAAAATCCAATGGGAAAGCGGCCAAGCATTGGGATTGGCTAGCGGTCAACTCTACTTGTACGTCATTATTCCCCAGACAGTACGGCGCATCGTTCCACCGGCCATCAACTTGGCTACCAGGATGGTGAAAACGACAGCGCTGTTGCCGTTGATAGGGATTATTGAAGTCATCAAGGTCGGACAGCAAGTGATTGAAGTATCCGTGAAGGACTATCCGAGTGCTTCCTTCTGGATCTATGGGTTGATCTTCTTCCTGTACTTCATCGTCTGTTACCCGTTATCGAAATTATCCAAAAAATTGGAATTGAAATGGCAAGAGTGA
- a CDS encoding Cof-type HAD-IIB family hydrolase, translated as MDLKAIVLDIDGTLLNDQKEISSRTREALLKAQESGVKVVLASGRPISAMERFSKELKLDQYHGLLLSYNGACVTDCATNETLFSQSMSDEVGKEILAHLANFEVKPMVAHKDYMYVNNVYDCMITAPPHGLKNIIEYESRSGNFKLCEVDNLAEFVDFPLHKILVAGESEYLEANWKAIMQPFEGRVSGYFSAPFYFEFTDKGIDKAFALDKSLQPLGINSENVISFGDGENDTSIIAYAGVGVAMGNAIDALKASANEITLSNNEDGIAHMLERYL; from the coding sequence ATGGATCTGAAAGCGATTGTTTTGGACATCGATGGCACGCTGTTGAATGACCAGAAAGAAATCAGCTCGAGAACAAGGGAAGCATTACTGAAAGCGCAAGAATCAGGCGTGAAAGTCGTGTTGGCGTCCGGGAGGCCGATCTCCGCGATGGAACGGTTCTCGAAGGAACTAAAACTGGATCAGTACCACGGCCTGTTGTTGTCCTACAACGGGGCGTGCGTGACGGATTGCGCAACAAATGAGACTTTGTTCAGCCAAAGCATGTCCGACGAAGTGGGCAAGGAAATCCTGGCGCACCTGGCGAACTTTGAAGTGAAGCCGATGGTCGCGCACAAGGATTACATGTACGTGAACAACGTCTATGACTGCATGATCACCGCACCGCCGCATGGATTGAAGAACATCATCGAGTATGAATCGCGCAGCGGCAATTTCAAATTGTGCGAAGTGGACAACCTCGCCGAGTTCGTCGATTTCCCGTTGCACAAGATCTTGGTCGCAGGGGAATCGGAATATCTGGAAGCAAATTGGAAAGCAATCATGCAGCCGTTCGAAGGCCGCGTGAGCGGGTATTTCTCCGCGCCGTTCTACTTCGAATTCACCGACAAGGGCATCGATAAAGCCTTTGCGCTGGATAAATCCCTGCAGCCGCTGGGAATCAACAGCGAAAATGTCATTTCATTCGGTGACGGAGAAAACGACACATCGATCATCGCCTACGCAGGGGTCGGCGTGGCGATGGGCAATGCGATCGACGCCTTGAAAGCGAGCGCGAACGAAATCACGTTGTCCAACAATGAGGACGGCATTGCGCACATGCTTGAAAGATATCTGTAG
- a CDS encoding LysR family transcriptional regulator produces MEANRINIEKIKYYIDLVECRSFTETAKRNYVSQTTISQTIASLEETFQIRLINRKKTPIEPTEAGQLFYEEALVLWKQYQSMQQKMRNFQANQRETLSIEYSAMTDIQTLLSVIPVFRKENPLVELNLNKVLLKNISDYLVKGIYDVAIAFDSEFEGKKDITTVPLYAGKYQAVVSAGHPLFDKTSVTLVELYQHPLVMLDPSVIGASYDLMVQHAQKDGYQPQIAKTVDDVETELFAIRTENLIGFFPDNYNLNYSSEEIRMIPIEGSFHTFVIALGYLSVNSKPGIQALIRSIKAHYSISG; encoded by the coding sequence TTGGAGGCGAACCGCATCAATATTGAAAAAATCAAATATTACATAGATTTGGTTGAATGCCGCAGCTTCACGGAGACGGCCAAGCGGAACTATGTGTCGCAGACCACCATCAGCCAGACCATCGCTTCGCTGGAGGAGACGTTCCAGATCCGGTTGATCAACCGCAAAAAGACACCGATCGAGCCGACGGAAGCGGGACAGCTTTTCTACGAGGAAGCGCTGGTGCTGTGGAAGCAATACCAAAGCATGCAGCAGAAAATGCGCAATTTCCAAGCCAATCAGCGGGAAACCTTGTCGATCGAATATTCGGCCATGACGGATATCCAGACGCTGCTTTCCGTCATCCCGGTTTTCCGGAAAGAAAACCCGCTGGTCGAATTGAATCTGAATAAGGTGCTGTTGAAGAACATTTCCGACTATCTCGTGAAAGGTATCTATGATGTAGCCATCGCTTTCGACTCCGAATTCGAAGGCAAAAAAGACATCACGACGGTGCCTTTGTACGCCGGTAAATACCAGGCCGTCGTCAGTGCAGGCCATCCCTTGTTCGACAAAACGTCGGTTACCCTTGTTGAACTGTATCAGCACCCGCTCGTCATGCTGGACCCTTCCGTCATCGGCGCATCCTACGATTTGATGGTGCAGCATGCCCAAAAAGACGGTTATCAGCCACAGATTGCCAAAACAGTGGACGATGTCGAAACCGAATTGTTCGCAATCCGGACCGAAAACCTGATCGGCTTCTTTCCGGACAACTACAATCTGAACTACTCGTCAGAGGAAATCCGCATGATTCCAATCGAAGGCTCCTTCCATACATTCGTGATTGCCTTGGGATACTTATCCGTCAATTCAAAGCCAGGCATCCAAGCGCTGATCCGTTCCATCAAAGCGCATTATTCGATTTCCGGATAA
- a CDS encoding DUF2975 domain-containing protein, protein MKRETFFLKAVVVLMGLPVVALCIFIIPEIAAFLVELVPSLTYLQYPFMIGLYASAGIYFVALHQVFKLLGYIDKDLAFSDFTVQVLKNIKLCAAAIGGLFILFMPLIFMMGDMDDAPGIVLIGLIIIFACMVIAVFAAVLQKLLQNAIAIKQENDYTI, encoded by the coding sequence ATGAAACGAGAAACATTCTTTTTGAAGGCGGTCGTCGTTCTGATGGGGCTTCCGGTAGTAGCGCTATGCATTTTTATTATCCCTGAAATCGCGGCTTTCTTGGTCGAACTGGTCCCAAGCCTTACTTATTTGCAATATCCATTTATGATCGGACTGTACGCATCTGCTGGCATCTATTTCGTCGCCCTGCACCAAGTCTTTAAATTGTTGGGCTACATCGATAAGGACTTGGCTTTTTCCGATTTTACGGTGCAAGTCCTGAAAAACATCAAACTTTGTGCAGCGGCGATCGGCGGGCTGTTCATCCTGTTCATGCCGCTCATCTTTATGATGGGTGATATGGATGACGCTCCCGGCATCGTCCTGATAGGCTTGATCATCATTTTCGCCTGCATGGTGATTGCCGTATTTGCCGCTGTCCTTCAAAAACTCCTGCAAAATGCGATCGCAATCAAGCAAGAAAACGACTATACGATATGA
- a CDS encoding GNAT family N-acetyltransferase, whose protein sequence is MNFDSGDSCFYKNDENENLICEISYSIADNNMISIDRTFVNDDYRGQGIAAQLVDRVVKMAREENKKIIPRCPFAKGMLERNSSLYADVIE, encoded by the coding sequence ATGAACTTTGATAGCGGCGACTCATGTTTCTACAAAAACGACGAAAACGAAAACCTAATCTGTGAAATTAGCTATTCCATTGCAGACAACAACATGATCAGCATCGACCGTACCTTTGTGAATGACGATTACCGTGGCCAGGGAATTGCCGCACAACTGGTTGATCGCGTGGTGAAAATGGCACGGGAGGAAAATAAAAAAATTATCCCTCGCTGCCCTTTCGCCAAAGGCATGCTCGAACGAAACAGCTCACTTTACGCAGATGTAATAGAATAG
- a CDS encoding SagB/ThcOx family dehydrogenase: protein MARYEEQRNFLKSDFKTFSAIETDKQKGIPQPPNVKAYDADAEIVDLPAVDGGVVKKENIYEIIKERRSVRHYAKNALTIDELSYLLWSTQAITGTNRSGITFRTVPCSGGTHSFETYLFILNVDGLKKGVYRYLADCHKLLYLSEVNDIDEQVDKMTLDQPFVPNFAKRASVIFSWSCIPYRSEWKYDITAHKKILIDIGAVMENLYLTSESIDAGTCALGIYDQDMVDELLHLDGDDEFTIFLAAVGKKVEKKERS from the coding sequence ATGGCAAGATATGAAGAACAACGCAATTTTCTGAAGTCGGATTTCAAAACATTCAGCGCGATCGAAACGGATAAACAAAAGGGGATTCCGCAACCACCCAACGTCAAAGCCTACGATGCGGATGCGGAAATCGTGGACTTGCCTGCCGTCGACGGCGGGGTTGTGAAGAAGGAGAACATCTACGAAATCATCAAAGAAAGAAGAAGCGTCCGCCACTATGCGAAAAATGCGCTCACGATAGATGAACTTTCCTACCTATTGTGGAGCACGCAGGCCATCACCGGTACCAACAGATCAGGCATCACTTTCCGCACGGTTCCCTGCAGCGGAGGGACGCATTCGTTTGAGACCTATCTGTTCATCCTCAATGTGGATGGGTTGAAGAAGGGCGTATACCGTTATTTGGCGGATTGCCATAAACTATTGTACCTGAGCGAAGTCAACGACATCGATGAACAGGTCGACAAAATGACGCTCGATCAGCCATTCGTGCCGAATTTCGCCAAACGCGCGTCGGTCATCTTCTCATGGAGCTGCATCCCGTACCGTTCGGAATGGAAGTACGACATCACCGCGCACAAAAAAATCCTGATCGACATCGGCGCAGTCATGGAAAACCTGTACCTGACAAGCGAATCAATCGATGCCGGTACTTGCGCATTGGGTATCTACGACCAGGACATGGTCGATGAACTGCTGCATTTGGACGGCGATGATGAATTCACGATCTTCCTGGCGGCTGTCGGGAAGAAAGTGGAGAAGAAAGAACGCAGCTAA
- a CDS encoding S8 family serine peptidase yields MFSKRFYAVLLTFLFIFNYTSITTEAMASQSPAQTAATPNNSADFQDVIVRFKDKPGQAELHAFKGLGGDVNSVFTIIPAISGRLPAKAIEALKNNPQVEVVELDYTVQALEYSSENELGNSWGADHINADAALAAGYSGEGVKVAVLDSGVNFNHFDLRDNFDSSANELGYDFVSDDFFPEDVYGHGTHVAGILAAASNGFGVVGVAPNAQIVALRVLDDNGEGTASRIIEALQWIQNYNAAHPDSPIRITNNSYGTGSNSSQLEAAFDVLGSSGVLHIGSAGNDGSAAGNGNNVSYPAKYESVVAVAALDKNNLRASFSSTGADVEIAAPGVSILSTWKDGTNFAGPQPFSFAGYAGEYFIEANGTSMAAPHVAGVAALLMASDANYTAEAVRNKMNGTALDLGGIGKDKLYGYGMVDASSALGIGVVANNPPVAYGQTVDTTQNTSVAITLIAADPDGDPLTYTIASAPANGIVSGTGPDITYTPNADFTGADTFAYEVTDGAGSTATATVTVNVEPTVTPTRTVDLVVEMSAVTRKINKINYVWATAKVKVLEAGAQVADATVTGHWEETTTGPDSGSTGKNGTVSFTSEKLIQSTEQQTFTFVVDNVVIGDVNCTLSGQTTNSIMK; encoded by the coding sequence ATGTTTTCGAAAAGATTTTATGCAGTCCTATTAACATTTTTGTTCATTTTTAACTATACATCAATAACTACTGAGGCAATGGCATCCCAATCACCAGCCCAGACAGCCGCAACCCCGAATAACTCGGCCGATTTTCAGGATGTCATTGTACGGTTTAAAGACAAACCTGGTCAGGCGGAATTGCATGCATTTAAGGGGCTAGGTGGCGATGTCAACAGTGTTTTCACCATTATTCCTGCGATTTCCGGAAGACTTCCGGCGAAAGCCATCGAAGCCCTGAAAAACAATCCGCAAGTGGAAGTAGTCGAATTGGATTACACTGTGCAAGCACTTGAATATTCGTCAGAAAACGAGCTTGGGAATAGTTGGGGCGCCGATCATATCAACGCCGATGCAGCTCTTGCAGCTGGTTATTCTGGCGAAGGTGTCAAGGTCGCCGTTTTGGACTCCGGAGTGAACTTCAATCACTTTGACCTTCGGGATAACTTTGACTCTTCCGCAAATGAATTAGGCTACGATTTTGTTTCGGATGATTTCTTCCCCGAGGATGTTTATGGGCATGGTACCCATGTAGCAGGAATACTTGCTGCAGCGAGCAACGGATTTGGGGTTGTCGGCGTTGCACCAAACGCACAGATAGTGGCACTCAGAGTTCTGGATGACAATGGGGAAGGTACCGCAAGCAGGATCATCGAAGCGCTGCAGTGGATTCAGAATTATAATGCCGCGCATCCCGATTCTCCGATACGCATCACAAATAATAGTTATGGCACCGGATCCAATTCGTCACAGCTTGAGGCAGCTTTTGATGTGTTGGGCAGCTCCGGGGTTCTGCATATAGGCTCTGCAGGCAACGACGGGAGTGCCGCGGGCAACGGTAATAATGTCAGTTATCCTGCTAAATATGAATCGGTAGTAGCAGTTGCGGCTCTCGACAAAAACAATCTGCGGGCCAGTTTTTCTAGCACGGGCGCAGACGTTGAAATAGCTGCTCCTGGTGTATCAATTCTTTCGACATGGAAAGACGGCACCAACTTTGCGGGCCCGCAGCCGTTTTCGTTCGCAGGTTACGCAGGCGAGTACTTCATAGAAGCAAATGGAACATCAATGGCTGCACCTCATGTCGCAGGCGTTGCAGCTTTGCTGATGGCATCTGATGCGAACTATACTGCGGAGGCAGTCCGCAATAAAATGAATGGCACAGCTTTGGATTTGGGGGGAATCGGTAAGGATAAATTATACGGTTACGGAATGGTGGACGCTTCCTCAGCGCTAGGTATTGGGGTTGTCGCTAATAATCCCCCCGTCGCTTATGGCCAAACTGTTGATACCACGCAAAACACCTCTGTAGCAATCACGCTCATCGCTGCAGATCCAGACGGTGATCCACTGACCTATACGATTGCGTCAGCTCCGGCAAATGGAATTGTGAGTGGTACAGGACCAGATATCACCTATACACCGAACGCCGACTTCACAGGCGCGGATACCTTCGCGTATGAAGTAACAGACGGCGCAGGCTCTACTGCCACTGCAACAGTAACCGTAAATGTTGAACCTACAGTTACGCCTACAAGGACAGTTGATTTGGTTGTCGAGATGAGCGCTGTAACCAGAAAAATTAACAAAATAAATTATGTATGGGCTACAGCCAAAGTGAAGGTCCTGGAAGCCGGTGCCCAAGTAGCTGATGCAACTGTCACCGGCCATTGGGAAGAAACAACTACAGGTCCTGATTCCGGGAGCACTGGAAAAAACGGGACGGTATCCTTCACTTCCGAAAAATTAATCCAGTCGACTGAACAACAAACATTCACTTTTGTTGTCGATAATGTCGTTATAGGAGATGTCAACTGTACTCTTAGCGGTCAGACGACAAATTCGATAATGAAATGA